From a single Brassica napus cultivar Da-Ae chromosome C9, Da-Ae, whole genome shotgun sequence genomic region:
- the LOC111208137 gene encoding RNA-binding protein 25-like, producing MDNRRISATAKGKSIAQETYQPPRKERVQVQAPKNEYLLQKHSLTLIGRVTNPSSQKVRNLLPYFTEKWSTESRPVGSDLGQGMFQFQFEREEDLLKVLEKRPYNYARWMVIVQRWEPTTSPEFPSLIPFWIKVQGVPVHLWTEETINTVGRNIGVYEDAEISSLNFRMRVHINGRLPLITSSIIEYPNGDEVVAKLVYENLERHCSKCFRLDHELRDCLQAKAEKKERLKETERYEETHLRTDSSPRRREREAQHVPRPDTDRDRRTIPENSRHFGNGRDSHKEDWNTRNPRIQNEIERHRSEVKQTHWHIQQYQARHQSNSREFSRARTSHTSVYREVSKQGRPRSNSPTREYTRDKTPSKQREERGGSRAESSDSKEPLRNSDRGIPLRSTQMELPREAVEEAIGEIRDVMIQYTSCADPTESTASKERFRQAEEQGQVEETAVIMVRASLATQPT from the coding sequence ATGGATAACAGAAGAATTTCTGCAACAGCAAAAGGAAAAAGTATTGCTCAGGAAACCTATCAACCCCCAAGAAAAGAAAGAGTGCAAGTCCAAGCCCCCAAGAATGAATATCTCCTGCAGAAACACTCCCTCACTTTAATAGGACGAGTTACCAACCCTAGCTCCCAAAAAGTCCGAAACCTCTTGCCATACTTCACAGAGAAATGGAGCACGGAGTCGCGTCCTGTCGGCTCGGATCTGGGACAAGGAATGTTTCAATTCCAATTCGAGAGAGAAGAAGACCTTCTCAAGGTTCTAGAGAAGCGACCATACAACTATGCAAGATGGATGGTCATTGTCCAGAGATGGGAACCTACCACATCCCCTGAGTTTCCATCACTCATCCCATTCTGGATCAAAGTACAAGGAGTGCCAGTTCACCTATGGACTGAGGAGACAATCAACACTGTGGGAAGAAATATAGGGGTGTATGAAGATGCGGAAATCTCCTCCCTCAACTTCCGAATGAGAGTCCATATAAATGGGCGTCTCCCTCTCATAACAAGCTCCATCATTGAGTACCCCAATGGAGATGAAGTGGTAGCAAAGCTAGTATATGAGAACTTAGAAAGACACTGCTCAAAATGCTTCAGACTCGACCACGAACTGCGAGACTGCCTTCAAGCAAAAGCAGAAAAGAAAGAGCGACTAAAGGAAACAGAAAGATATGAAGAGACCCATCTTCGGACAGACAGCTCTCCAAGACGTCGGGAAAGAGAAGCTCAGCATGTACCACGCCCTGACACTGACAGAGACAGGCGAACCATCCCGGAGAACTCCAGGCACTTTGGAAATGGACGTGATAGCCATAAAGAAGACTGGAACACACGAAATCCTAGGATCCAGAACGAGATTGAGCGCCACCGCTCTGAAGTGAAACAAACTCACTGGCACATACAACAATATCAGGCTCGCCACCAATCAAACTCGCGAGAATTCTCGAGAGCAAGAACTTCCCACACCTCGGTGTACAGAGAAGTAAGCAAACAAGGCAGACCCAGATCAAACTCACCCACCAGGGAGTATACTCGGGACAAGACCCCATCAAAACAACGAGAGGAAAGAGGAGGGTCCCGAGCTGAGTCAAGCGACTCAAAGGAGCCACTTAGAAACTCGGATAGAGGGATTCCTCTCCGTAGTACTCAGATGGAGCTACCTAGAGAAGCAGTGGAGGAAGCTATTGGGGAAATACGTGATGTTATGATACAATACACATCATGTGCAGACCCGACAGAAAGCACAGCTAGTAAAGAACGCTTCAGGCAAGCGGAGGAACAAGGGCAAGTGGAAGAGACAGCGGTCATAATGGTGAGGGCTTCTCTAGCCACACAGCCAACATAG
- the LOC106410439 gene encoding probable pectate lyase 22: MFLCLSPFTHMFHPKTLKLYLQQEAKNTMLVSSHASFTLVFLYCIFFSAVALSLPVSDPELVVEEVHRKINESISRRNLGYFSCETGNPIDDCWRCDKDWEKNRKQLADCGIGFGKNAIGGRDGEIYVVTDPGNDDPVNPKPGTLRYAVIQDQPLWIIFNRDMTIQLKEELIMNSFKTLDGRGASVHISGGPCITIQYVTNIIIHGLHIHDCKQGGNTYVRDSPEHYGWRTISDGDGVSIFGGSHVWVDHCSLSNCNDGLIDAIRGSTAITISNNYLTHHNKVMLLGHSDTYVQDKNMQVTIAFNHFGEGLVQRMPRCRHGYFHVVNNDYTHWEMYAIGGSANPTINSQGNRFLAPNGPFDKEVTKHEDAPESEWSHWNWRSEGDLMLNGAFFTLSGAGPGKSSSYSKASSLAARPSSHVGEITIASGALSCKKGSHC; the protein is encoded by the exons ATGTTTCTTTGTCTTTCTCCCTTCACTCATATGTTTCATCCTAAAACCTTAAAACTTTATCTACAGCAAGAAGCCAAGAACACAATGCTAGTTTCATCACATGCATCCTTTACACTTGTCTTTCTCTACTGCATTTTCTTCTCCGCAGTGGCTTTGTCTTTGCCCGTTTCTGACCCCGAGCTCGTCGTTGAGGAAGTACACAG GAAAATAAACGAGTCTATATCAAGAAGGAACTTAGGATACTTCTCGTGTGAGACCGGTAATCCAATCGATGATTGTTGGCGATGCGACAAAGATTGGGAGAAAAACCGGAAACAGTTAGCTGATTGTGGAATCGGTTTTGGCAAAAACGCAATCGGTGGTCGTGATGGCGAAATCTACGTGGTCACCGATCCAGGAAACGATGATccggtaaaccctaaacccggaACACTAAGATACGCAGTAATCCAAGACCAACCGCTTTGGATCATATTTAACCGTGACATGACGATCCAACTAAAAGAAGAACTCATAATGAACTCTTTCAAAACCCTAGACGGTCGAGGAGCATCCGTACACATCTCTGGTGGACCGTGTATAACCATACAATATGTGACCAACATTATAATCCACGGTTTGCATATACATGATTGTAAACAAGGTGGGAACACTTACGTACGAGACTCTCCAGAGCATTACGGGTGGCGAACGATATCGGACGGTGACGGTGTGTCGATCTTCGGTGGGAGTCACGTGTGGGTTGATCATTGCTCGCTCTCGAATTGTAACGATGGGTTGATTGATGCGATACGTGGATCAACGGCTATAACGATCTCTAATAACTACTTGACGCATCACAACAAGGTTATGTTATTAGGACATAGCGACACGTATGTGCAAGACAAGAACATGCAAGTCACTATCGCTTTTAACCATTTTGGAGAAGGCCTCGTCCAAAGAATGCCAAG gTGTCGACATGGATATTTCCATGTGGTGAACAATGACTATACACATTGGGAAATGTATGCAATTGGAGGAAGTGCTAATCCTACCATCAACTCTCAAGGCAACCGTTTTCTTGCTCCTAATGGCCCTTTTGACAAAGAG GTAACCAAGCATGAGGATGCGCCAGAAAGCGAGTGGAGTCACTGGAACTGGAGATCAGAAGGAGATCTAATGCTTAACGGTGCATTCTTTACACTTTCTGGAGCTGGACCAGGTAAATCGTCAAGCTATTCGAAAGCCTCAAGCCTAGCTGCTAGACCGTCCTCTCACGTTGGTGAGATAACTATAGCATCGGGTGCACTCAGCTGCAAAAAAGGTTCTCACTGCTGA